A single region of the Salvelinus sp. IW2-2015 linkage group LG20, ASM291031v2, whole genome shotgun sequence genome encodes:
- the LOC111980597 gene encoding F-box/LRR-repeat protein 19 isoform X2: MSGSKALGGARRRRTRCRRCQACMRTECGECHFCKDMKKFGGPGRMKQSCLLRQCTAPVLPHTAVCFSCGEAGKEDTVDTEEEKFSLSLMECTICNEIIHPSCLKMGKAEGIINDEIPNCWECPKCHKEGKTSKDGGDGSGKRRMDNGEVGRWKLTDDPPPTKKKPPSLEDGGRQDGHKRKKEKELPQESGPKKKKQKPNVSETAESNGPNSSTGGGQGSGGGSNSTQSPTSTASQDQRSHHREKLERFKRMCQLLERVRESSSSSSSSSESDSESDSDSPSGSDGRRGSEPSSPVPVAYSNSARERNRERDRERDRRLAELGFSASEDSEGSVKEEEEEAVEEQVVGDKPRRRGEGPPRGRKGLTTDGNDEESGERSRKSTPLPPPSPLSSTQPPPSSGHGPSPGSEGFSGKRSNGSETRNGRTRAGVRDRETQEKENANNSSGGSVANHRHGTGKGNKGNKIRSNKQTGSQPTSRNSSNSSASTATTTSNGGGGGLLSPGSNSSGGMSALAASPRSQPSRMAPRSQMMKRSPPAVPSPPRPVQMERHLVRPPPACPEPHCLPLDSGSSHVMPRDVWLHVFQHLSQRELCVCMRVCRTWSRWCCDKRLWTQIDLSRQRSITPPMLSGIIRRQPVSLNLGYTNISKKQLMWLINRLQGLLELNVSGCPWSSVSALCQAACPCLRLLDLSRVEDMKDSHLRELLAPPTDTRTAHGESRGGRFQNVTELRLAGLDLTDVTSRLLVRYLPHLTKLDLSQCGNITDQTIHTLTSPMSPLKDSLTHLNLAGCVKVTEQCLPLLRRCASLQSADLRSCTLLTPDVCQLLSFPCPDDRVLLKNS; the protein is encoded by the exons CCTGTGTTGCCCCACACAGCCGTGTGCTTCTCGTGTGGGGAGGCGGGGAAGGAGGACACGGTGGACACGGAAGAAGAGAAGTTTAGCCTCTCTCTGATGGAGTGTACCATCTGCAACGAGATAATCCACCCCAGCTGCCTCAAG ATGGGTAAAGCAGAAGGCATCATAAACGATGAAATCCCGAATTGTTGGGAGTGTCCAAAATGCCACAAGGAAGGCAAGACCAGTAAG GACGGGGGTGATGGCTCAGGGAAGAGGCGGATGGACAACGGGGAGGTGGGCCGATGGAAGCTAACGGACGATCCTCCGCCCACCAAAAAGAAACCCCCCTCTTTAGAAGATGGGGGGCGGCAGGACGGTCacaagaggaagaaggagaaggagcttCCCCAGGAAAGCGGCCCCAAAAAGAAG AAACAGAAGCCAAACGTGTCAGAGACTGCAGAGTCCAATGGGCCCAACTCCTCCACCGGAGGTGGCCAGGGTTCCGGAGGGGGTTCCAACTCCACACAGTCCCCCACCTCCACGGCCAGCCAGGACCAGCGCTCGCACCACCGCGAGAAATTAGAGCGCTTCAAGCGCATGTGTCAGCTCCTTGAGCGTGTCCGCGAGTCCAGCTCATCGAGCTCGTCTAGTTCCGAGTCCGACTCGGAGTCCGACTCTGACTCACCTTCCGGTTCAGATGGCCGCCGCGGCTCTGAACCCTCCTCCCCCGTACCCGTCGCTTATAGCAACAGTGCAAGGGAGCGCAATCGGGAAcgggacagggagagggacaggaggcTGGCGGAGCTGGGCTTCAGTGCCAGTGAGGACTCTGAGGGAAGTgttaaggaggaggaggaggaggcggtggAGGAGCAGGTTGTGGGAGACAAGCCTCGGCGTAGGGGGGAGGGACCTCCACGGGGCCGCAAGGGGCTCACGACTGACGGGAATGATGAGGAGAGCGGGGAGAGGAGTCGGAAGTCTACCCCATTgcctccaccctcccctctctcgtccACTCAGCCTCCACCTTCCTCCGGCCACGGCCCCTCGCCAGGTTCCGAGGGATTCTCCGGTAAGCGCAGCAACGGTTCTGAGACGCGCAATGGACGGACACGGGCGGGGGTGAGGGACCGGGAGACTCAGGAGAAGGAGAACGCCAACAACAGCAGCGGAGGCTCGGTGGCCAACCATCGACACGGAACTGGCAAGGGCAACAAGGGCAACAAGATCCGTAGCAACAAGCAAACAGGGTCCCAACCAACGTCAAGGAACAGTAGCAACTCTTCCGCTTCTACTGCCACTACCACATCCAATGGGGGAGGTGGGGGGCTGCTGAGCCCAGGCAGCAACTCCTCAGGGGGCATGTCAGCCCTCGCCGCCTCACCCCGGTCACAGCCGTCCCGGATGGCTCCACGTTCGCAGATGATGAAACGCAGCCCCCCTGCTGTGCCCTCGCCTCCCCGGCCTGTTCAGATGGAGCGGCACTTGGTGCGGCCACCGCCCGCCTGCCCCGAGCCccactgcctgcccctggacaGCGGCTCCTCCCACGTGATGCCCCGAGACGTCTGGCTCCACGTCTTCCAGCACCTCAGCCAGAGGGAGCTGTGCGTCTGCATGAGGGTCTGTCGGACATGGAGCCGGTG GTGCTGTGATAAGAGATTGTGGACTCAGATTGACCTCAGCCGGCAGCGCTCTATCACCCCTCCTATGCTGAGTGGTATAATCCGCAGGCAACCAGTCTCCCTTAACCTGGGCTATACCAACATCTCGAAGAAGCAGCTCATGTGGCTTATCAACCGTCTACAAG GTCTACTGGAGCTGAATGTGTCGGGCTGTCCCTGGTCCTCTGTGTCGGCCCTGTGTCAGGCTGCTTGTCCCTGCCTGCGTCTGCTCGACCTCAGCCGGGTAGAAGACATGAAGGACTCGCACCTGAGGGAGCTACTGGCGCCCCCTACTGACACTCGGACAG ctcatggagagagcagaggggggaggTTCCAGAACGTAACGGAGCTGCGATTGGCCGGGCTGGACTTGACAGATGTCACGTCCCGCCTCTTGGTGCGCTACCTGCCCCACTTGACCAAGCTGGACCTGAGTCAGTGTGGCAACATCACGGACCAGACTATCCACACACTGACCTCCCCCATGTCTCCACTGAAGGACAGCCTCACCCACCTCAACCTGGCAG GCTGTGTTAAGGTGACGGAGCAGTGCCTGCCCCTGTTGCGCCGCTGTGCCTCCCTACAGAGCGCTGACCTGCGCTCCTGCACCTTGCTCACCCCCGATGTCTGTcagctcctctccttcccttgcCCTGACGATAGAGTGCTGCTCAAGAACAGCTAA
- the LOC111980597 gene encoding F-box/LRR-repeat protein 19 isoform X1, with the protein MSGSKALGGARRRRTRCRRCQACMRTECGECHFCKDMKKFGGPGRMKQSCLLRQCTAPVLPHTAVCFSCGEAGKEDTVDTEEEKFSLSLMECTICNEIIHPSCLKMGKAEGIINDEIPNCWECPKCHKEGKTSKDGGDGSGKRRMDNGEVGRWKLTDDPPPTKKKPPSLEDGGRQDGHKRKKEKELPQESGPKKKMKGAHEKRLKKKQKPNVSETAESNGPNSSTGGGQGSGGGSNSTQSPTSTASQDQRSHHREKLERFKRMCQLLERVRESSSSSSSSSESDSESDSDSPSGSDGRRGSEPSSPVPVAYSNSARERNRERDRERDRRLAELGFSASEDSEGSVKEEEEEAVEEQVVGDKPRRRGEGPPRGRKGLTTDGNDEESGERSRKSTPLPPPSPLSSTQPPPSSGHGPSPGSEGFSGKRSNGSETRNGRTRAGVRDRETQEKENANNSSGGSVANHRHGTGKGNKGNKIRSNKQTGSQPTSRNSSNSSASTATTTSNGGGGGLLSPGSNSSGGMSALAASPRSQPSRMAPRSQMMKRSPPAVPSPPRPVQMERHLVRPPPACPEPHCLPLDSGSSHVMPRDVWLHVFQHLSQRELCVCMRVCRTWSRWCCDKRLWTQIDLSRQRSITPPMLSGIIRRQPVSLNLGYTNISKKQLMWLINRLQGLLELNVSGCPWSSVSALCQAACPCLRLLDLSRVEDMKDSHLRELLAPPTDTRTAHGESRGGRFQNVTELRLAGLDLTDVTSRLLVRYLPHLTKLDLSQCGNITDQTIHTLTSPMSPLKDSLTHLNLAGCVKVTEQCLPLLRRCASLQSADLRSCTLLTPDVCQLLSFPCPDDRVLLKNS; encoded by the exons CCTGTGTTGCCCCACACAGCCGTGTGCTTCTCGTGTGGGGAGGCGGGGAAGGAGGACACGGTGGACACGGAAGAAGAGAAGTTTAGCCTCTCTCTGATGGAGTGTACCATCTGCAACGAGATAATCCACCCCAGCTGCCTCAAG ATGGGTAAAGCAGAAGGCATCATAAACGATGAAATCCCGAATTGTTGGGAGTGTCCAAAATGCCACAAGGAAGGCAAGACCAGTAAG GACGGGGGTGATGGCTCAGGGAAGAGGCGGATGGACAACGGGGAGGTGGGCCGATGGAAGCTAACGGACGATCCTCCGCCCACCAAAAAGAAACCCCCCTCTTTAGAAGATGGGGGGCGGCAGGACGGTCacaagaggaagaaggagaaggagcttCCCCAGGAAAGCGGCCCCAAAAAGAAG ATGAAAGGGGCACATGAAAAACGCTTGAAAAAG AAACAGAAGCCAAACGTGTCAGAGACTGCAGAGTCCAATGGGCCCAACTCCTCCACCGGAGGTGGCCAGGGTTCCGGAGGGGGTTCCAACTCCACACAGTCCCCCACCTCCACGGCCAGCCAGGACCAGCGCTCGCACCACCGCGAGAAATTAGAGCGCTTCAAGCGCATGTGTCAGCTCCTTGAGCGTGTCCGCGAGTCCAGCTCATCGAGCTCGTCTAGTTCCGAGTCCGACTCGGAGTCCGACTCTGACTCACCTTCCGGTTCAGATGGCCGCCGCGGCTCTGAACCCTCCTCCCCCGTACCCGTCGCTTATAGCAACAGTGCAAGGGAGCGCAATCGGGAAcgggacagggagagggacaggaggcTGGCGGAGCTGGGCTTCAGTGCCAGTGAGGACTCTGAGGGAAGTgttaaggaggaggaggaggaggcggtggAGGAGCAGGTTGTGGGAGACAAGCCTCGGCGTAGGGGGGAGGGACCTCCACGGGGCCGCAAGGGGCTCACGACTGACGGGAATGATGAGGAGAGCGGGGAGAGGAGTCGGAAGTCTACCCCATTgcctccaccctcccctctctcgtccACTCAGCCTCCACCTTCCTCCGGCCACGGCCCCTCGCCAGGTTCCGAGGGATTCTCCGGTAAGCGCAGCAACGGTTCTGAGACGCGCAATGGACGGACACGGGCGGGGGTGAGGGACCGGGAGACTCAGGAGAAGGAGAACGCCAACAACAGCAGCGGAGGCTCGGTGGCCAACCATCGACACGGAACTGGCAAGGGCAACAAGGGCAACAAGATCCGTAGCAACAAGCAAACAGGGTCCCAACCAACGTCAAGGAACAGTAGCAACTCTTCCGCTTCTACTGCCACTACCACATCCAATGGGGGAGGTGGGGGGCTGCTGAGCCCAGGCAGCAACTCCTCAGGGGGCATGTCAGCCCTCGCCGCCTCACCCCGGTCACAGCCGTCCCGGATGGCTCCACGTTCGCAGATGATGAAACGCAGCCCCCCTGCTGTGCCCTCGCCTCCCCGGCCTGTTCAGATGGAGCGGCACTTGGTGCGGCCACCGCCCGCCTGCCCCGAGCCccactgcctgcccctggacaGCGGCTCCTCCCACGTGATGCCCCGAGACGTCTGGCTCCACGTCTTCCAGCACCTCAGCCAGAGGGAGCTGTGCGTCTGCATGAGGGTCTGTCGGACATGGAGCCGGTG GTGCTGTGATAAGAGATTGTGGACTCAGATTGACCTCAGCCGGCAGCGCTCTATCACCCCTCCTATGCTGAGTGGTATAATCCGCAGGCAACCAGTCTCCCTTAACCTGGGCTATACCAACATCTCGAAGAAGCAGCTCATGTGGCTTATCAACCGTCTACAAG GTCTACTGGAGCTGAATGTGTCGGGCTGTCCCTGGTCCTCTGTGTCGGCCCTGTGTCAGGCTGCTTGTCCCTGCCTGCGTCTGCTCGACCTCAGCCGGGTAGAAGACATGAAGGACTCGCACCTGAGGGAGCTACTGGCGCCCCCTACTGACACTCGGACAG ctcatggagagagcagaggggggaggTTCCAGAACGTAACGGAGCTGCGATTGGCCGGGCTGGACTTGACAGATGTCACGTCCCGCCTCTTGGTGCGCTACCTGCCCCACTTGACCAAGCTGGACCTGAGTCAGTGTGGCAACATCACGGACCAGACTATCCACACACTGACCTCCCCCATGTCTCCACTGAAGGACAGCCTCACCCACCTCAACCTGGCAG GCTGTGTTAAGGTGACGGAGCAGTGCCTGCCCCTGTTGCGCCGCTGTGCCTCCCTACAGAGCGCTGACCTGCGCTCCTGCACCTTGCTCACCCCCGATGTCTGTcagctcctctccttcccttgcCCTGACGATAGAGTGCTGCTCAAGAACAGCTAA